From one Trachemys scripta elegans isolate TJP31775 chromosome 14, CAS_Tse_1.0, whole genome shotgun sequence genomic stretch:
- the C14H17orf80 gene encoding uncharacterized protein C17orf80 homolog codes for MAGAPPGIELCPYCRKPFKRLKSHLPYCKMAGDMKAAFDLGKMASVDLKASQSKPVRLLATEKKRRQSKEKITTPDNSSERESKKKSLDTIGNKVESKLNPLQIGSTAGTEIASNLPAEKPGKNTKRQMKLTSEKTHRAEGMTVVQEEARMHMNAAEERTSKAKQLPTKQKSRSKNTSHYENSAPGGILELSSVNKDGKPASKFPNDPIRSAKQKQRKVGSSTQEVAGSLDLPTCDLESIPRAAIEGVKVVIEKHRVKVLRGRNEPKIQGTLADSATTGNCTTQGWYLEMLAPDCSESHADTVQSDHWKNMNVTGATNTNAFSLEFAESNTLSGEREKGSRLTATGMDTLSDPGKADCGKSPRGLVPLDGVAKSKTEEKQFYLNGDVDSKASFSASLAEKPHPSVRETLRGASEGIASNYLACVQQLLVDEKQVALLSESVLNTGRRDNELALKQHLCYSSENQPPCLFQSSGRNIQARSIGLEWFPELYPNYQRLSMFPGRLLLGNAEIKMKKIERGFLEGPQAPLVERRLMEVKLRELPAWLAACDFSPKGLLGAVQKAWSSYYNKYIDVKKGGAAGISMLLAGYCILSYGWRYEHLKQDRWRRYH; via the exons ATGGCAGGTGCCCCCCCAGGAATAGAACTGTGCCCCTATTGTAGAAAGCCATTTAAGCGACTGAAGTCCCACTTGCCATACTGTAAGATGGCAGGAGACATGAAAGCTGCTTTTGACTTAGGCAAGATGGCCTCTGTTGACTTGAAAGCGTCTCAGTCCAAGCCAGTTAGACTCCTGGCCACTGAGAAAAAAAGGAGACAAAGCAAAGAGAAGATCACAACCCCAGACAATAGCTCAGAAAGAGAAAGTAAGAAAAAATCCCTTGACACAATAGGGAACAAAGTAGAAAGCAAATTAAACCCCTTACAAATAGGGAGTACTGCTGGAACAGAAATAGCCAGCAACTTGCCTGCAGAAAAGCCAGGTAAAAATACAAAGCGGCAAATGAAACTGACTTCTGAAAAGACACACAGAGCTGAAGGAATGACAGTAGTTCAAGAAGAGGCCAGAATGCACATGAATGCAGCAGAGGAGAGGACTTCAAAAGCAAAGCAGTTACCCACCAAAcagaaaagcagaagtaaaaatacTTCTCACTATGAGAATTCAGCACCTGGTGGCATTTTGGAGCTTTCTTCTGTGAATAAGGATGGAAAACCTGCTTCAAAGTTTCCTAATGACCCAATAAGAtctgcaaaacagaaacaaaggaaGGTAGGGTCTTCAACACAGGAGGTGGCTGGTTCTCTGGATTTACCCACTTGTGATCTTGAAAGTATTCCCAGGGCGGCTATTGAGGGAGTGAAAGTAGTTATTGAGAAACATCGCGTCAAAGTGCTAAGAGGTAGGAATGAACCCAAAATTCAGGGCACTCTGGCAGACAGTGCTACCACAGGTAATTGTACGACCCAGGGATGGTATCTGGAAATGCTGGCTCCAGACTGCTCTGAAAGCCATGCAGACACAGTCCAGTCTGACCACTGGAAGAACATGAACGTTACGGGGGCCACGAACACAAATGCTTTTAGTCTGGAGTTTGCAGAAAGTAATACCttgagtggagagagagaaaaaggcagTCGTTTAACTGCAACTGGAATGGACACACTCAGCGATCCTGGGAAGGCTGACTGTGGAAAGAGCCCTCGTGGCCTCGTTCCGCTGGACGGAGTGGCTAAAAGTAAGACAGAAGAGAAGCAGTTTTACTTAAATGGTGATGTGGATTCTAAGGcctctttctctgcttccctcGCTGAGAAGCCCCACCCGTCAGTGAGAGAGACTCTCAGAGGAGCTAGTGAAGGAATAGCCAGCAACTACCTAGCCTGTGTGCAACAGCTTCTGGTGGATGAAAAGCAGGTTGCCTTACTTTCTGAGTCTGTTCTGAATACAGGGAGAAGAGACAACGAGCTGGCTTTGAAACAACACTTGTGCTACTCCTCTGAAAACCAACCTCCTTGTCTGTTCCAATCTTCTGGCAGGAACATACAGGCAAGATCCATTGGACTGGAATGGTTTCCAGAATTGTATCCTAATTATCAGAGGCTGAGCATGTTTCCAGGGAGACTTCTCCTGGGGAACGCGGAGATCAAGATGAAGAAGATAGAGCGTGGCTTCTTGGAAGGACCGCAAG CTCCCCTCGTAGAAAGACGTCTGATGGAGGTAAAGCTCAGGGAGCTGCCTGCTTGGCTGGCAGCTTGTGATTTCTCTCCAAAGGGACTGCTCGGAGCAGTGCAGAAAG CCTGGAGCAGTTACTACAACAAATACATCGACGTAAAGAAGGGTGGAGCTGCTGGGATCTCCATGCTGTTGGCTGGATATTGCATCCTCAGCTATGGCTGGAGATATGAGCATCTGA AACAAGATCGCTGGCGCAGGTATCACTGA
- the CPSF4L gene encoding putative cleavage and polyadenylation specificity factor subunit 4-like protein isoform X1 — protein sequence MQELIAGVEKLMFDLERDVEHQRGALLLPFPGMDKSGASVCEFFLRGLCAKGLMCPFRHISGEKTVVCKHWLRGLCKRGDLCEFLHEYDMSKMPECYFYSKFGECSNRECPFLHIDPASRIKDCPWYDRGFCKQGPLCKYKHTRRVMCVNYLAGFCPEGPKCKFMHPKADLMQCNSDLSQGLPPPSRAVDGKSVHEQQAPEVLLLSHQPGARAAQCQRKKAQEAGGYPYGLLRPLGQVTCFKCGEKGHYANKCSKSRLGIQLGK from the exons ATGCAGGAGCTCATTGCTGGGGTGGAGAAGCTCATGTTTGATTTAGAGCGGGATGTGGAGCACCAGCGaggggccctgctcctgcccttccCAGGCATGGACA AGTCGGGGGCGTCCGTGTGTGAGTTCTTCCTCCGAGGACTGTGTGCAAAGG GCCTGATGTGTCCTTTCCGGCACATCAGCGGGGAGAAGACGGTGGTGTGTAAGCACTGGCTGCGGGGGCTGTGCAAGAGGGGAGACCTGTGTGAGTTCTTGCACGAGTACGACATGAGCAAGATGCCGGAGTGTTATTTCTACTCCAAGTTCG GCGAGTGCAGCAATAGAGAGTGCCCCTTCCTGCACATTGATCCAGCGTCCAGAATTAAAGACTGTCCCTGGTACGACAGAGGGTTCTGCAAACAGG GTCCTCTGTGTAAATACAAACACACCAGGAGGGTGATGTGTGTCAACTACTTAGCTGGCTTCTGCCCCGAAGGACCCAAATGCAAATTCATGCA CCCCAAGGCAGACCTGATGCAGTGTAACTCGGATCTCTCCCAG GGGCTGCCACCGCCATCCCGGGCTGTTGATGGCAAGAGTGTTCACGAGCAGCAGGCCCCGGAAGTCCTGTTGCTTTCTCATCAGCCGGGGGCTAGGGCTGCCCAGTGCCAGAGGAAGAAGGCACAGGAGGCTGGTGGCTACCCCTATGGACTGCTCCGGCCCCTTGGGCAGGTCACATGCTTCAAG TGTGGAGAAAAGGGTCACTATGCCAACAAATGCAGCAAGAGTCGGCTGGGAATCCAACTGGGGAAATGA
- the CPSF4L gene encoding putative cleavage and polyadenylation specificity factor subunit 4-like protein isoform X2, which yields MQELIAGVEKLMFDLERDVEHQRGALLLPFPGMDKSGASVCEFFLRGLCAKGLMCPFRHISGEKTVVCKHWLRGLCKRGDLCEFLHEYDMSKMPECYFYSKFGECSNRECPFLHIDPASRIKDCPCPKADLMQCNSDLSQGLPPPSRAVDGKSVHEQQAPEVLLLSHQPGARAAQCQRKKAQEAGGYPYGLLRPLGQVTCFKCGEKGHYANKCSKSRLGIQLGK from the exons ATGCAGGAGCTCATTGCTGGGGTGGAGAAGCTCATGTTTGATTTAGAGCGGGATGTGGAGCACCAGCGaggggccctgctcctgcccttccCAGGCATGGACA AGTCGGGGGCGTCCGTGTGTGAGTTCTTCCTCCGAGGACTGTGTGCAAAGG GCCTGATGTGTCCTTTCCGGCACATCAGCGGGGAGAAGACGGTGGTGTGTAAGCACTGGCTGCGGGGGCTGTGCAAGAGGGGAGACCTGTGTGAGTTCTTGCACGAGTACGACATGAGCAAGATGCCGGAGTGTTATTTCTACTCCAAGTTCG GCGAGTGCAGCAATAGAGAGTGCCCCTTCCTGCACATTGATCCAGCGTCCAGAATTAAAGACTGTCCCTG CCCCAAGGCAGACCTGATGCAGTGTAACTCGGATCTCTCCCAG GGGCTGCCACCGCCATCCCGGGCTGTTGATGGCAAGAGTGTTCACGAGCAGCAGGCCCCGGAAGTCCTGTTGCTTTCTCATCAGCCGGGGGCTAGGGCTGCCCAGTGCCAGAGGAAGAAGGCACAGGAGGCTGGTGGCTACCCCTATGGACTGCTCCGGCCCCTTGGGCAGGTCACATGCTTCAAG TGTGGAGAAAAGGGTCACTATGCCAACAAATGCAGCAAGAGTCGGCTGGGAATCCAACTGGGGAAATGA